One region of Serinus canaria isolate serCan28SL12 chromosome 25, serCan2020, whole genome shotgun sequence genomic DNA includes:
- the NXPH4 gene encoding neurexophilin-4, whose product MRRVRQNDEEGHRQSSRPLPSLPQTVCAGGHISKTLGYLEMGTSGLLKHVPYGTLKPPALDPGRLIPAEPPRGGAGTPAGTARSPWHWQKNQTAGEPPSPRAHRKPTLKSSRTKKIFGWGDFYFNIKTLKFSLLVTGKIVDHINGTFSVYFRHNSSSLGNVSVSIVPPSKAVGFEVVVPGPPALPRPPPPPQQSTLPEGRPAKALNCHVEYEKTNRARKNRPCLYDPSKVCFTEHTQSHAAWLCAKPFKVICIFISFLSIDYKLVQKVCPDYNFQQDNPYFG is encoded by the coding sequence atgaggagggtgcGGCAGAATGACGAGGAAGgccacaggcagagctcacgccctctcccctctctcccccagACGGTGTGTGCTGGCGGCCACATCTCCAAAACCTTGGGCTACCTGGAGATGGGCACCTCGGGCCTCCTCAAGCACGTCCCCTACGGCACCCTGAAGCCCCCGGCGCTCGACCCCGGGCGCTTGATCCCGGCAGAGCCCCCCAGGGGGGGCGCGGGGACCCCGGCGGGCACCGCCCgcagcccctggcactggcAGAAGAACCAGACGGCCGGGGAGCCGCCCAGCCCCCGCGCCCACCGCAAGCCCACCCTCAAATCGAGCCGCACCAAGAAGATTTTCGGCTGGGGCGACTTCTACTTCAACATCAAAACGCTCAAATTCAGCCTCCTGGTGACGGGCAAAATCGTCGACCACATCAACGGCACCTTCAGCGTCTACTTCCGACACAACTCCTCCAGCCTGGGCAACGTCTCCGTCAGCATCGTGCCACCCTCCAAGGCCGTGGGCTTCGAGGTGGTGGTGCCAggccctccagctctgccacggcctccaccccctccccagcagagcaccCTGCCCGAGGGGCGCCCGGCCAAGGCGCTCAACTGCCACGTGGAGTACGAGAAGACGAACCGGGCGCGGAAGAACCGGCCGTGCCTCTACGACCCGTCCAAGGTTTGCTTCACGGAGCACACGCAGAGCCACGCGGCCTGGCTCTGCGCCAAGCCCTTCAAGGTCATCTGCATCTTCATCTCCTTCCTCAGCATCGACTACAAGCTGGTGCAGAAGGTCTGTCCCGACTACAACTTCCAGCAAGACAACCCCTACTTCGGCTGA